In the Vibrio sp. FE10 genome, ATGGAGAATTAACTTTGGTTTCAGTGAATGGTCAATTAATTGGTCACTTGTTAAGTTCGAATTATAGTCTATTTTCTGATTTCATAAAACAAAAACAATTCCCAAAAAATGAAAAAGTTAATTTAGTTATAACTTTTAATTGTACTCATTACTTGTCATTTATAAGTACAATGGGGCGAGAGGCTTATAAGTTTATTCAAAGTTTGAACCCAAATACTAAGTTTTTTGTTTTATTAAAAAACAAAAAGATGTTTGATTTATTTTTTTTACTTGGATTTGAATATAGAAGCATAGCGACTGATAATAATTCTATGAAAGTAATGCATTCGGATTCAAAGAGAATGAAATCTAAAAGGGCTTGGATGGATATCATAGCTAATTACAAAGGTGATGATGATGAGTAAGACAGTACTAATTGTAGATGACGTCGAGCTTTCACGAGAAGTTATAAAAAATGCCGTTATGTCTTTGGAGCAAAAAATCAATGTTCAATTTGCGGAAAATGCTTTTGATGCGATGAATAAAATATATGGTGTTTCATTCGATTTGATAATAATGGATATTATGATGCCAAACGGAGATGGCTTTGAGTTGTTAGGTATGATGTCTCACCATGGGGTTACGTCTAAGATTATGATTACGTCAGGTCTAGATAAATCAATAGTAAGTTCAGTAAGCATGCTTGGTAAATTATATGAACTGGATGTAATTGCTTCTTTGGTAAAGCCAATATGGTCAGATCAAATTTCACAATTAGTAACAGAGGCTCTATTCAATATCGAAACTCATTCACATACGAAAAATAAATGTTTTGCTGAGATTGATGATGATGATTTCCCCATAAGTTTAGTTTATCAACCTCAGGTTGTGTCAACATCAAGCATTATTTATGGGTTTGAAGTTTTGTCTAGATGGTCAGATGAAAATGGTGCACTTTTGCCACCAAGTCATTTTCTTCCTGTGATTGAAGAGCTAGGAAAGAAGAAGGTTTTTACAAATATAATGATAAAAAAGTTTATTCAAGATTATCGTCTGTATTTTAAAGATCTAAATAAATCAATTAGGTTTTCAATTAATATACCCCCTGATTTATTGACTGATGAAAATGTCGTTGAGCAATTAATTGACATATATAACCATGGTGTAAAACACACTGTTGTTGTCGAAATTACCGAGCAAGGATTAGAAGAAAATATAGAAAAGGAACTATTGGCTAATGTACTAAAACTTAGGTTAAGTGGTTTTGAAATATCGATTGATGACTTTGGGATAGAAGCTTCTAATATTGAGCGTGTTATAAAACTACCGATTAATGAGATAAAAATAGATAAAAAAATCACTTGGGGCTTACATAAACATATAGATTACATGCAAAAGCTCGATGAACTGAAAAAATTAGTTTCTGTGAAAAATGCTCGTATTGTTTATGAGGGAGTTGAAAATAGAGATACTAGTGAGTTTTTGGAGGGTATTGGTGGGTTTAATCAACAAGGCTTTTATCATGGAGTTCCATCTTCACCACATATTATAGTTAAAATGATAAACGACAAAAACTATTTTTTGCAAAACTCTTTGTGAAACATTTAAATTTACGATGTTTTTGAAATACTCAGAGCCAGCATAACTGGCTCTGAGGACGAACTAATTAAACATCGGATCTGCGATGTCTTTATCAGTTTCACCCCTAGCTAACTGCGTGATGTGGTTCGTATAACCAGATCATCACCTTGTTTTTACAGTCCAACCTTGGCCAATAATCTAAATTGCTTATGCAGCTTAAACGTCAACGACTATACCTATAACAAGGGCCCTATGGATGTTGTAGTTGTTATTAGTAGGTACTGCGATGTCAAATAATGCGCTTAAACCTTGATCGCATGGGTATCAGAATTTTCGTAAGCTAAACGTTAATTTGGCTTGAATACGTTGCCCTGTCTCTGAGGTCAAAGGGAAGTAGGTGAGAGCCAACAGTACAGCGACACCACACATTAAGATAAATAGACCTATTTTTAACTGTTTCATGAGAGTAAGTCTTTGAAGGTAATCTTGAAAAGATAAGTCAGATTGGCAGTAAAGTGAATGTAATCAATCAGAAAGTTTGAGTGGCTATCCTTTCTTATACGATCAAAAAGTGAGCATCGCTGCTCACTTTGGATTGATACAGAATCAGTTTTTCATCTGTTTACGACCAAACTGTCTCCGCCGATTACCAAACGATCTGGGAATCACTGCTTGATACCACTTGTTGTAATGGCGGTTGACCATCATAAAACCAAATTTCGACTAACAATGAGTCGTGATTGACTGGAGCCGTAAAGTTAGACGCGAAGACTCCGTTGTTTAATGAGCCAGCAATCACTTTACTTGAGTAGTCTGGTTTTAAGGTAGAGTCATCTCGTGTGCTGAAACGGCTATAAACAGTGACAAATGAGCGAGCGGTAGAAATACTACTGATGTCGATGTCGAGATCAAACTGCTCAACAGAGCAGTAATCAAAGCCATCGGGCACAACCACATCACTCATTGTATAGATTGGTGCCGCTGCTGCACTTGTCGCTGAAGATGTCGTTCCTGTTACTGGAGTTGAAGGCGCTGCTGGCGTCGACGGTGTTGCTGGAGATGGTGTCGATGAACTGCCGCCACCTCCACCGCCGCCTCCACACCCAACTAATATCAGTGGAGTGACAGCGAGAATAACAGTCAACGATTTCTTCATGTTCCAAGTTCTGTGTGCAGACATACCATCTTCCTTAGCTAGATTGTGACTCGAATCAACGCTGTGA is a window encoding:
- a CDS encoding EAL domain-containing protein, translating into MSKTVLIVDDVELSREVIKNAVMSLEQKINVQFAENAFDAMNKIYGVSFDLIIMDIMMPNGDGFELLGMMSHHGVTSKIMITSGLDKSIVSSVSMLGKLYELDVIASLVKPIWSDQISQLVTEALFNIETHSHTKNKCFAEIDDDDFPISLVYQPQVVSTSSIIYGFEVLSRWSDENGALLPPSHFLPVIEELGKKKVFTNIMIKKFIQDYRLYFKDLNKSIRFSINIPPDLLTDENVVEQLIDIYNHGVKHTVVVEITEQGLEENIEKELLANVLKLRLSGFEISIDDFGIEASNIERVIKLPINEIKIDKKITWGLHKHIDYMQKLDELKKLVSVKNARIVYEGVENRDTSEFLEGIGGFNQQGFYHGVPSSPHIIVKMINDKNYFLQNSL